A single genomic interval of Actinomycetes bacterium harbors:
- the gatC gene encoding Asp-tRNA(Asn)/Glu-tRNA(Gln) amidotransferase subunit GatC: MPDSGSAVTREEVAHLARLARLALDDDELDRLGGQLDAIVSAISRIGDLDTADVPPTSHPLPLTNVTRPDEVRPALTQEQALSGAPAAEDGRFRVPRILGEEA; this comes from the coding sequence ATGCCCGACAGCGGATCCGCCGTCACCCGCGAGGAGGTCGCCCACCTCGCCCGGCTGGCCCGGCTCGCCCTCGACGACGACGAGCTGGACCGCCTCGGCGGGCAGCTCGACGCCATCGTCTCCGCCATCTCGCGCATCGGCGACCTCGACACCGCGGACGTGCCGCCCACCTCGCACCCGCTGCCGCTGACCAACGTCACCCGACCCGACGAGGTGCGCCCCGCGCTCACCCAGGAGCAGGCGCTCTCCGGCGCACCGGCCGCCGAGGACGGCCGGTTCCGGGTGCCGCGCATCCTGGGGGAGGAGGCGTGA